The following are encoded together in the Cynocephalus volans isolate mCynVol1 chromosome 4, mCynVol1.pri, whole genome shotgun sequence genome:
- the LOC134374594 gene encoding olfactory receptor 52M1-like encodes MPPLNTSRPSPVTFLLMGIPGLEHLHVWIGIPFCSMYVVAVVGNVTILAVVRAERSLHEPMFLFLCMLSVTDLVLSTSTMPRMLCLFWLGAHDITFDACLAQMFFIHSFTTMESGFFLAMAIDRYVAICDPLHHATFLTHTRITIIGIIVVVWGIAFFSPHPILLKQLPYCRTRIIAHTYCEFMAEVKLACADTRSTTRYSLSVASIIGSCDAVLIAVSYAFILRSVFRLPSREASFEALGTCGSHVCVILVFYSTAGFSIFTHRFGKNVPAHVHIFIANMYLLVPPFLNPIVYGVRTKKIGEHVLKVIRVKAA; translated from the coding sequence ATGCCTCCTCTCAACACTTCTCGTCCCTCTCCTGTCACCTTTTTGCTGATGGGCATCCCAGGACTGGAGCACCTGCATGTCTGGATTGGGATTCCATTCTGCTCTATGTATGTGGTGGCTGTCGTGGGGAATGTCACCATCCTGGCCGTGGTGAGGGCAGAACGCAGCCTCCACGAGCCCATGTTCCTCTTTCTGTGCATGCTCTCAGTCACTGACCTGGTCCTCTCCACATCCACAATGCCCCGCATGCTCTGCCTCTTCTGGCTCGGAGCCCATGACATCACCTTTGATGCATGTCTGGCCCAAATGTTCTTCATCCACAGCTTTACTACCATGGAGTCAGGCTTCTTTCTGGCCATGGCCAttgaccgctatgtggccatctgtgaCCCACTGCACCATGCCACCTTTCTCACTCACACTCGAATCACCATAATAGGTATCATCGTGGTGGTTTGGGGCATAGCCTTCTTTTCTCCACACCCCATCCTGCTCAAGCAGCTGCCCTACTGCAGAACACGAATCATTGCCCACACCTACTGTGAGTTCATGGCTGAGGTGAAGCTGGCGTGTGCAGACACAAGGTCCACAACACGTTACAGCCTCAGTGTGGCTTCCATCATTGGTTCCTGTGATGCTGTCCTCATTGCTGTATCCTATGCCTTCATCCTCCGCTCTGTGTTCCGCCTGCCATCCCGAGAAGCTAGCTTTGAGGCTCTGGGCACGTGTGGCTCCCATGTCTGTGTCATTCTTGTTTTCTATTCCACAGCAGGATTTTCCATATTCACTCACCGTTTTGGGAAAAATGTGCCTGCacatgttcatatttttattgcaaatatgTACCTTTTGGTGCCCCCTTTTCTCAACCCCATCGTGTATGGAGTAAGGACCAAGAAAATAGGAGAGCATGTTCTTAAGGTAATAAGGGTCAAAGCTGCTTGA
- the LOC134376316 gene encoding olfactory receptor 51I2-like has protein sequence MGNSIILVVIWVERSLHKPMYFFLSMLAVSDLGLCATTLPTVLKLFWFNAREIHFDACLAQMYFIHILSMMESGILLSMAFDRYVAITNPLRYTAILNRATIVNISVGLVLRAIIVLIPAPVLIKKLRFCEASVLSHSYCLHPDIITLSCSDHRINSILGLIVIIITFGFDSVLILFSYVKILTTVLGIASQEERVKALNTCVSHICAVLLVYIPMLGVSIIHRFGKHVPPVVHVVMGYVYLLLPPVLNPAIYCIKAHEIRTHLVYIFKKISTNVY, from the coding sequence ATGGGCAACAGCATCATATTGGTAGTAATCTGGGTGGAACGATCGCTTCACAAACCCatgtacttctttctttccatgcTGGCAGTCAGTGACCTGGGTCTCTGTGCCACCACCTTACCTACAGTGCTTAAGCTCTTCTGGTTCAATGCTCGTGAAATACACTTTGATGCATGCCTTGCACAGATGTACTTTATCCACATCTTGTCCATGATGGAGTCAGGTATCCTATTATCTATGGCTTTTGACCGCTACGTGGCCATAACCAATCCTCTCAGATACACTGCCATCCTGAACAGGGCTACCATTGTGAACATTTCTGTAGGGCTTGTGTTGCGGGCCATCATTGTCCTCATCCCAGCCCCTGTCCTCATTAAGAAACTCAGATTTTGCGAGGCCAGTGTACTTTCCCATTCCTATTGTCTGCATCCAGATATCATTACGCTTTCCTGCTCTGACCACCGTATTAACAGCATCTTAGGTCTCATTGTCATTATCATCACATTTGGTTTTGATTCTGTGCTCATCCTTTTCTCCTATGTGAAGATCCTTACCACTGTACTAGGTATTGCCTCCCAGGAAGAGCGAGTCAAGGCCCTCAACACCTGTGTTTCCCACATCTGTGCTGTGCTGCTTGTCTACATCCCCATGTTGGGAGTATCCATCATTCACCGTTTTGGGAAGCATGTTCCACCCGTGGTTCATGTTGTCATGGGCTATGTCTACTTGTTGCTTCCTCCTGTGCTCAACCCAGCCATCTATTGTATCAAGGCCCATGAGATACGCACCCACCTTGTATATATCTTcaagaaaatatcaacaaatgtatattaa